A genome region from Salvia splendens isolate huo1 chromosome 19, SspV2, whole genome shotgun sequence includes the following:
- the LOC121778412 gene encoding E3 ubiquitin-protein ligase RNF144A-like, with the protein MATQILRIRDDDDDDEITIIYSTPPSLIKSGATKSDAISVETYRPTPKITIDLDDVVEVPASSFTKRKSRRFYRGESSNSKPRLSFSCEICACEKPISDSFRILGCDHSYCTQCVSNYVAARLQESITAIGCPVPGCAGFLEPQHCRTILPREVFDRWGDALCEALILGAERFYCPYKECSALLIADGSENVVQSECPECRRLFCAPCKVAWHAGIKCDEFQKLKKDERSNEDLKLMKLAKDSKWIRCPSCRIYISKSEGCLYMRCRCGMAFCYNCGAKMDVHLHYCTKCKH; encoded by the exons ATGGCGACTcaaatcctccgaatcagagacgacgacgacgacgacgaaaTCACCATCATCTACTCGACGCCGCCGTCGTTAATCAAGTCCGGCGCCACAAAATCGGACGCTATTTCAGTGGAAACCTACCGCCCCACCCCCAAAATCACCATCGACCTCGACGACGTCGTCGAAGTCCCCGCGTCCTCCTTCACCAAGCGCAAAAGCAGACGCTTCTACAGAGGCGAATCGTCCAACTCTAAGCCCCGCCTCTCCTTCTCCTGCGAAATCTGCGCCTGCGAGAAGCCGATCAGCGACTCGTTCCGCATCCTCGGCTGCGACCACTCCTACTGCACGCAATGCGTCTCCAATTACGTCGCGGCGCGGCTGCAGGAGAGCATCACCGCCATCGGCTGCCCCGTCCCCGGCTGCGCGGGATTCCTGGAGCCGCAGCACTGCCGCACGATTCTGCCACGGGAGGTTTTCGATCGGTGGGGAGACGCGCTGTGTGAGGCGCTGATTTTGGGGGCGGAGAGGTTTTACTGTCCGTACAAGGAGTGTTCGGCTCTTCTGATTGCAGATGGGAGTGAGAATGTGGTGCAATCGGAATGCCCTGAGTGCCGGAGGCTGTTCTGTGCGCCGTGCAAGGTGGCGTGGCATGCGGGCATCAAATGCGATGAGTTTCAGAAGCTGAAGAAGGATGAGAGAAGCAATGAGGATTTGAAGCTTATGAAACTTGCAAAGGATAGTAAGTGGATTCGGTGCCCTAGCTGCCGAATTTATATCTCCAAGTCTGAAGGCTGCCTATACATGCGTTGCAg GTGTGGAATGGCGTTTTGTTACAATTGTGGAGCTAAGATGGACGTACATCTTCACTACTGCACAAAATGCAAGCACTGA